Genomic segment of Phycisphaerae bacterium:
CTAGTTTGACTGCCGAAGCACTTGATACGGCCGGTGGTCGTGCGCAGGAAATGCGCCGCATCACGACAGGACCGCCGACGGATCGTGAAGGAACCGGATATTCTCGCTCTCTACCATCCAGTCAAGCAAATCACATCTGTTTCACTGGTGCCTCTGAACGCTCGATGATCGGCGCGGATGATCCCGGTCATGACTACGCGTAGGCCCACCGCCCCGTCCGTATCTTCCAACGCTACGCGCACGACGCGTCACCAGATATGTTCCGGATCAGGCAGGAACTGCAGATCAGTGAGCGAGTATTCCTGCCAATCGACGTGGCCGTCGCAGAACAGGACGTTCAGCCCGTTGTTGTGCCGCTTGTCCAACCACAGATCCCGAATCTCCCAGAAGTTGATGCAGTGCCAGCCGCCGTGGAGGTTGATGTCCGTCAGGATGAACACGCCAGCGGGGTCGAGGACCTCACTGACGGTGCACTTGTCGCCCGGCCCAGGAAAGACTCCCAGGTGACAGTTTCCGCCGTAGCTGTACAAGTACTGCCAATGAGAGGCATCCGTGAAGTCATCCGCCGGACAATGGTAATACTCCCGGGCGTCGCCTTCCGAAGGCGCTCCCAGAATCGGGGCAATAAGCGTCTGCCAGGTCGGATAGCGAATCGGCAGGAACACATACTGCGGCGAGATGGCGAAGGGAGGGTAGATCCCGGAATTCTCATCCGTGTAGATCTGAAACGCCGCGCCGAGCTGCTTGAGTTTCGACGCGCACTGGAGGGTCCGCGCCTGTTCCCTCGCCGCGTTCAACGCCGGCAGCAGCATCGCCACCAGCACCGCGATGATCGCG
This window contains:
- a CDS encoding DUF1559 domain-containing protein, which codes for MPVRHERSQGHVGFTLIELLVVVAIIAVLVAMLLPALNAAREQARTLQCASKLKQLGAAFQIYTDENSGIYPPFAISPQYVFLPIRYPTWQTLIAPILGAPSEGDAREYYHCPADDFTDASHWQYLYSYGGNCHLGVFPGPGDKCTVSEVLDPAGVFILTDINLHGGWHCINFWEIRDLWLDKRHNNGLNVLFCDGHVDWQEYSLTDLQFLPDPEHIW